From Pseudomonas sp. stari2, a single genomic window includes:
- a CDS encoding SRPBCC family protein — MRQTTEAFRSRYRAAIHPLYNPWLHGVFVLLFGVLAIGAFWSSAHQVRPLEWLAVPLTLLFFNFGVYVVHRHLGHHKKAFAKMFYARHAGDHHSFFTPGHMTWDSARDWRVILFPAWLIVVHTLVITLPLWWLFSQVNANVAGLFGGSMVLGYLAYEVFHACEHLPAQNPLSRLPWIRHMRRLHELHHRRERMQERNFNIVLPLMDYLFGTLYWEPEPAPLTDSRTSMTRMQHPIDIAGEPIAVLAYAATVSRWPEWHPSSLKIDGPAGPLHAGARFEEDIHAGGREGHLSWEVTEYLPGRRWCARAQGDHGLSLHLTYECSAAGEGTAFVRTLDYRFESLGMRIANQLLLKRRIERESAASMLALRDRATRHLALAGAHV, encoded by the coding sequence GTGAGGCAGACCACCGAGGCTTTTCGCAGCCGCTATCGCGCGGCGATTCATCCTCTGTACAACCCGTGGCTGCACGGCGTCTTCGTGCTGCTGTTCGGCGTGCTGGCGATCGGCGCGTTCTGGAGCAGCGCGCATCAGGTGCGTCCACTGGAATGGCTGGCCGTGCCGCTGACCCTGCTGTTCTTCAACTTCGGCGTGTACGTGGTACACCGCCACCTCGGGCATCACAAGAAAGCCTTCGCCAAGATGTTTTACGCCCGCCATGCCGGCGACCATCACAGCTTCTTCACCCCCGGCCACATGACTTGGGACAGCGCCCGCGACTGGCGGGTGATCCTGTTTCCGGCGTGGCTGATCGTGGTGCACACACTGGTGATCACCCTGCCCCTGTGGTGGCTTTTCTCACAGGTCAACGCCAACGTCGCCGGACTGTTCGGCGGCAGCATGGTGCTGGGTTACCTGGCCTATGAAGTGTTTCACGCCTGCGAGCACTTGCCGGCGCAAAACCCGCTGAGCCGCCTGCCGTGGATCCGCCACATGCGCCGCCTGCACGAGTTGCATCATCGGCGCGAGCGCATGCAGGAGCGCAATTTCAACATTGTCCTGCCGTTGATGGATTACCTGTTCGGCACCCTCTACTGGGAACCGGAACCCGCCCCTCTGACCGATTCGAGAACGTCCATGACCCGCATGCAGCATCCGATCGACATCGCCGGCGAGCCGATTGCCGTGCTCGCCTACGCCGCCACCGTCAGCCGCTGGCCGGAATGGCATCCGTCTTCGCTGAAAATCGACGGCCCTGCCGGCCCGTTGCATGCCGGTGCGCGTTTCGAGGAAGACATTCATGCCGGTGGCCGCGAGGGGCATTTGAGCTGGGAAGTCACCGAATACCTGCCGGGTCGGCGCTGGTGTGCCCGGGCCCAGGGCGATCATGGGCTGTCGTTGCATTTGACTTACGAATGCTCGGCCGCAGGGGAAGGAACGGCCTTCGTGCGCACTCTTGATTACCGCTTCGAAAGTCTGGGCATGCGCATCGCCAATCAGTTGCTGCTCAAGCGCCGCATCGAACGTGAATCGGCGGCCTCGATGCTGGCCCTGCGCGACAGGGCGACCCGGCATCTGGCGCTCGCGGGAGCTCACGTGTGA
- a CDS encoding LysR family transcriptional regulator, producing MDIDLARTFLEIVRHGSLAAAAEKLFVTQTAITARVQKLESQLGSTLFVRNRAGARLTANGEAFVVYANQLVQTWEAARRDLPLPEGYDNVLHIGGEVSLCNPLMLSWAAELREKIPSHALRMDIRDGENLLRQLELGVLDAALVYQPEYWPGLQVEQVLEEKLILVRTPNRPTPYVYIDWGTDFRRQHDAALPEKAKAALSFNLGPLALQYILENGGSGYFRTRVVRTYLESGALEVVTKAPEFGYPTYLVYSRDRDSATLQQAFDLLREVIKADDDWSQRWNPLS from the coding sequence ATGGACATCGACCTCGCCCGCACCTTTCTGGAAATCGTCCGCCACGGCAGCCTCGCTGCGGCGGCCGAGAAGCTGTTCGTCACCCAGACCGCCATCACCGCCCGGGTGCAAAAGCTCGAAAGCCAGTTGGGCAGCACGCTGTTCGTGCGCAATCGCGCCGGTGCGCGCCTGACTGCCAATGGCGAGGCCTTCGTGGTCTACGCCAATCAACTGGTGCAGACCTGGGAAGCCGCCCGCCGCGACCTGCCGCTGCCCGAAGGCTACGACAACGTGCTGCACATCGGTGGCGAGGTCAGCCTGTGCAACCCCCTGATGCTCAGTTGGGCCGCCGAACTGCGCGAGAAAATCCCCAGCCATGCCCTGCGCATGGACATCCGCGACGGCGAGAACCTGCTGCGTCAGCTCGAACTCGGCGTACTTGATGCCGCGCTCGTCTACCAACCGGAATACTGGCCGGGGTTGCAGGTCGAACAAGTGCTGGAAGAGAAACTCATTCTGGTCCGAACGCCCAACCGCCCCACTCCTTACGTGTACATCGATTGGGGCACCGACTTCCGCCGGCAGCACGACGCCGCGCTGCCGGAAAAGGCCAAGGCAGCCCTGAGCTTCAACCTCGGCCCGCTGGCCTTGCAATACATTCTGGAAAACGGCGGCAGCGGCTACTTCCGCACCCGCGTCGTTCGCACCTATCTGGAAAGCGGCGCGCTGGAAGTCGTCACCAAAGCCCCGGAATTCGGTTATCCGACCTATCTCGTCTATTCCCGCGACCGCGATTCGGCAACCTTGCAACAGGCGTTCGATCTGCTGCGCGAAGTGATCAAGGCCGATGATGACTGGTCGCAGCGCTGGAACCCGTTGAGCTGA
- a CDS encoding hydrogenase maturation protein: protein MRSLNIILLSSAFNGLTQRAWLDLRQAGHSPSVVLFTDETAVCEQIENSGADLVICPFLKDRVPHALWSNPQRPVVIIHPGIVGDRGASALDWAIMRELPSWGVTALQAVEEMDAGPVWATCEFNLPTGLRKSELYNGQVSDAAIRCIREVVEKFIDGFVPVPLDYTDPKVRGCLQPNMKQDDRTFSWHDCSRFIKRCIDAADGQPGVLASLAGGQYYVYDAHLDQRTGIPGEILAVHDDAVLVATGDHSLWIGSLRRKPQPGEETFKRPARHVLAGQLANVPVLDWSIANAPFSDEAYQPIRYRESGHVGELTLEFYNGAMSTEQCHRMVEALRWAKSRDTQVLLIKGGRGSFSNGVHLNVIQAAEDPGAEAWANIQAIDDVCAELLSARQLVVSGVTGNAGAGGVMLALAADIVFARADIVLNPHYKSMGLYGSEYWTYSLPRAVGPAMAEQLTQACLPVSATQALQLGMVQEIGPRCPDEFGLWLLQRANSVLTDPTYAAVRKRKLRVDHELIRQCRETELQEMQEDMLYNRNQFSEKCRNFVYKRKTCCTPARLVEDWARMREAELAG from the coding sequence ATGCGATCACTCAACATCATTCTTTTGTCGTCGGCGTTCAACGGTCTGACTCAACGTGCCTGGCTGGACCTGCGTCAGGCGGGCCATTCGCCCAGCGTCGTATTGTTCACCGACGAAACCGCCGTCTGCGAACAGATCGAAAACAGCGGCGCCGACCTGGTGATCTGCCCGTTCCTCAAGGATCGTGTTCCCCATGCGCTGTGGAGCAATCCGCAACGTCCTGTGGTGATCATTCACCCCGGCATCGTCGGTGATCGCGGCGCCAGCGCGCTGGACTGGGCGATCATGCGTGAGCTGCCGTCCTGGGGCGTGACCGCCCTGCAAGCGGTGGAAGAAATGGACGCCGGCCCGGTCTGGGCCACCTGCGAATTCAACCTGCCGACGGGCCTGCGCAAATCCGAGCTGTACAACGGCCAGGTCAGCGACGCGGCGATCCGTTGCATCCGCGAAGTGGTGGAGAAATTCATCGACGGCTTCGTCCCGGTGCCCCTGGACTACACCGATCCCAAGGTTCGCGGCTGCCTGCAACCGAACATGAAACAGGACGACCGCACCTTCAGCTGGCACGACTGCTCGCGATTCATCAAACGCTGCATCGACGCGGCGGACGGCCAGCCTGGCGTGCTCGCCAGTCTCGCCGGCGGTCAGTATTACGTCTACGACGCGCACCTCGATCAGCGCACCGGCATCCCCGGCGAGATCCTCGCGGTACACGACGATGCGGTGCTGGTGGCCACCGGTGATCACAGCCTGTGGATCGGCTCGCTGCGACGCAAACCGCAACCGGGTGAAGAAACCTTCAAGCGTCCGGCGCGGCATGTGCTGGCCGGACAACTGGCGAACGTGCCGGTGCTGGACTGGTCGATCGCCAACGCGCCGTTCAGCGATGAGGCATATCAGCCGATCCGCTATCGTGAGTCCGGGCATGTCGGCGAGCTGACTCTGGAGTTCTACAACGGCGCCATGAGCACCGAGCAGTGCCATCGCATGGTCGAAGCCCTGCGCTGGGCCAAATCCCGCGACACTCAAGTGCTGTTGATCAAGGGTGGACGCGGCAGTTTCTCCAACGGTGTGCACCTGAACGTGATTCAAGCCGCCGAAGATCCGGGCGCCGAAGCCTGGGCCAATATCCAGGCCATCGATGATGTCTGCGCAGAATTGCTCAGTGCGCGGCAACTGGTGGTCAGCGGCGTTACCGGTAATGCCGGCGCCGGTGGCGTGATGCTCGCCCTGGCGGCTGACATCGTGTTCGCCCGCGCCGATATCGTGCTCAACCCGCATTACAAAAGCATGGGCCTGTACGGCTCGGAATACTGGACCTACAGCCTGCCCCGCGCCGTAGGCCCCGCCATGGCCGAACAACTGACTCAGGCCTGCCTGCCCGTCAGCGCCACTCAGGCATTGCAACTGGGCATGGTTCAGGAAATCGGCCCGCGCTGCCCGGACGAGTTTGGTTTGTGGCTGCTGCAACGAGCCAATTCGGTGCTGACCGATCCGACGTATGCGGCGGTGCGTAAACGCAAGCTGCGGGTTGATCATGAGCTGATCCGCCAATGCCGCGAAACCGAGTTGCAAGAGATGCAGGAAGACATGCTGTACAACCGCAATCAGTTCTCCGAGAAGTGCCGGAACTTTGTTTACAAGCGCAAGACGTGCTGCACGCCGGCGCGGTTGGTGGAGGATTGGGCGCGGATGCGTGAGGCAGAGTTGGCCGGTTGA
- a CDS encoding sigma-70 family RNA polymerase sigma factor produces MGSHNPHYQVIGQMFQKDYRWLCAAVSRTLGCPHSAQDIASETFLRVLALPDPLAIREPRALLTTIARRLVYEGWRRQDLERAYLQSLALAPEPVHPSPEERALVIETLLAVDRLLNGLSAKAKAAFLYHQLDGLTYSEIGERLGVSTSRVQQYMVEAFKRCYQAMQV; encoded by the coding sequence ATGGGGAGTCACAACCCGCATTACCAGGTCATCGGGCAAATGTTCCAAAAGGACTACCGATGGTTATGCGCCGCAGTCAGCCGTACCCTCGGCTGCCCGCACAGCGCACAGGACATTGCTTCGGAAACCTTTCTGCGGGTGCTGGCATTGCCTGACCCGCTGGCGATTCGCGAACCCCGCGCGCTGTTGACTACGATTGCGCGACGGTTGGTCTATGAAGGCTGGCGCCGACAGGATCTCGAGCGCGCCTATCTGCAAAGCCTGGCCCTGGCGCCAGAGCCGGTGCATCCGTCACCCGAAGAACGGGCGTTGGTGATCGAAACGTTGCTGGCGGTGGATCGCTTGCTCAACGGTCTGTCGGCCAAGGCCAAGGCTGCGTTTCTCTATCACCAGCTCGATGGCCTGACCTATAGCGAAATCGGCGAACGCCTTGGCGTCTCCACCAGTCGCGTGCAGCAGTACATGGTCGAAGCCTTCAAACGTTGCTATCAGGCGATGCAGGTATGA
- a CDS encoding FecR domain-containing protein, with amino-acid sequence MRPDETLIDEAAQWMALLQSGDVSLQERAAFDAWRAADPRHQQIIEQMGGGLSLLHHSNLRGLPRESVLHSLNAPSSSRRRFISGSLSVLGLAVLAGLLGRRFGWLPEAGELSTGTGERREFTLEDGSTLTLNARSRVVPRFDSAERLLALRSGELLIDVARNPARPFVVETEHGRMRALGTKFLVQRGEDSTRLVMLHSQVEVVTASGARQVVGAGESLLFNGQEILALERSKGQESAWVQGRLEVRDRPLSEVIDSLRSYRRGILYLSPDVAGLRLSGLYPLDDSDRTLQLLERSLPIRVTWHNSYWVSIEARL; translated from the coding sequence ATGAGACCGGACGAAACGCTGATCGACGAAGCAGCTCAATGGATGGCGCTGTTGCAATCGGGGGATGTCAGCCTACAGGAGCGCGCAGCGTTCGACGCCTGGCGTGCGGCGGATCCACGGCATCAGCAAATCATCGAGCAGATGGGCGGCGGGCTGAGTCTGTTGCATCATTCGAACCTGCGCGGCTTGCCCCGTGAGAGTGTGCTGCACAGCCTGAATGCGCCTTCCAGCAGTCGCCGCCGATTCATCAGCGGCAGCCTGAGCGTGCTCGGCCTCGCGGTGCTGGCCGGGTTGCTCGGGCGACGTTTTGGCTGGTTGCCCGAGGCCGGCGAGTTGTCGACCGGAACAGGCGAGCGACGTGAATTCACCTTGGAGGATGGCAGCACCCTGACGCTGAACGCCCGCAGCCGCGTGGTGCCGCGATTCGACAGCGCAGAGCGTCTGCTGGCCCTGCGCAGCGGGGAACTGCTGATCGATGTGGCGAGAAATCCGGCCCGGCCGTTTGTGGTCGAAACCGAACACGGGCGGATGCGCGCCCTCGGTACGAAATTCCTGGTGCAGCGTGGTGAAGATTCGACGCGGCTGGTGATGCTGCACTCGCAAGTCGAAGTGGTCACTGCCAGCGGCGCGCGGCAAGTGGTGGGGGCGGGCGAGAGCTTGCTGTTCAACGGTCAGGAAATCCTCGCGCTGGAACGCAGCAAAGGGCAGGAAAGTGCATGGGTCCAAGGGCGACTCGAAGTGCGCGACCGCCCCCTCAGCGAAGTCATCGACAGCCTGCGCAGTTACCGTCGCGGCATTCTGTACCTGAGCCCCGACGTCGCCGGTCTGCGCCTCAGCGGCCTCTATCCGCTGGACGACAGCGACCGCACCCTGCAGTTGCTCGAACGCTCGCTGCCGATTCGCGTGACCTGGCACAACTCCTACTGGGTGAGCATCGAGGCACGGTTATAA
- a CDS encoding TonB-dependent receptor encodes MFSFKQQSTRLTLAAALAMGIVPSAVLAQDTAAQVFTFDIAAGPLDEVLLDISRQTGVPISFSQNLVQGKRSNAVRGALGGRQAVEKALLGSGLQVDQGTQGLSIRQADAPGAAPVKAAAVVPANSADYRMEKVTVTGSRIARAQSDGATPVNVITHEEMEARGYKNVYDALATQTQNTGMTQGEDYGNTWQPAASALNLRGLGPNHTLVLINGRRVADYPTPYDGKVNFTNLANIPSAIIDRIEILSSGASAIYGSDAIAGVVNIILKDKMNGVDVNLKGGTSERGGGDNQRLQISGGGSWGDFDGLFGLELTNRDPIWADDRGFMQSGPLADVGYRRDLSNNRYLGPGCGAYQGTFDNKLFNSGGRCRTDQMYNDYWTIQTQKENYDGYTRGTWHFSDSGQVFADLMYGLDHIQNNTRGPSFTSPDFINQNSGNLERWYRRFGEEEIGGRTSNNSKWRDTSWTGTLGLSDKIADTGWRYDLAANRSEYKSVRTTRYTPLSSIQDFYLGPQLGTRGGYPVFSPDASRLDRPLTPQEWEQFRGNLTQSSKSVSTSYNASVNGDLFDLPAGPVGFAGVLEAGKQQYRIDPDDSLNDGSFYGVTPAQSSGGSRKRYAAGGEFSIPVTDTVLATAAGRWDQYKFSGRTEQQKTYNLGLEWRPITSLLLRGSYGTSFRAPDLNYIYQSDSNGYYPAQIDYYGCSQGVEGACDRGRVDYTQSGTADLASERGKSWTYGFVWSPSRNFDFSTDFWRVEIDDLLTTVDENRLLQEENECRNGTQDINSANCQSTLARVDRNPGNAAIDPNQLQRVRVNAINAASERVSGLDFKSNIRWGAGQYGAFSSALGYTLVLSHFYKESDEAPTQDLRTSRSNYDWRSKVNASLTWDYQKATATLMGIRYGSVTNGAGDGRLSPWTVFNASARYRLNDRASVGLTVNNLLNQVKHDDSAGWPYYPTGNYDPYGRQWWLDVSYHFGG; translated from the coding sequence ATGTTCTCATTCAAACAACAATCAACCCGCCTGACGCTGGCCGCCGCGCTGGCGATGGGCATCGTTCCTTCGGCCGTTCTGGCGCAAGACACGGCGGCTCAGGTCTTCACCTTCGACATTGCTGCGGGTCCACTCGATGAGGTGCTGTTGGACATTTCGCGGCAGACCGGCGTACCGATTTCCTTCAGCCAGAATCTGGTCCAAGGCAAGCGCAGCAATGCGGTGCGCGGTGCGTTGGGTGGCCGGCAGGCGGTGGAGAAGGCGTTGCTCGGCAGCGGTCTGCAAGTCGATCAGGGCACTCAAGGGTTGAGCATTCGCCAGGCCGATGCGCCAGGCGCCGCACCGGTCAAGGCTGCCGCCGTGGTGCCCGCCAACAGCGCCGATTACCGCATGGAAAAGGTCACGGTCACCGGCTCGCGCATCGCCCGCGCCCAGTCCGATGGGGCGACACCGGTCAACGTCATCACCCACGAAGAAATGGAAGCGCGGGGCTACAAGAACGTCTATGACGCGCTCGCCACGCAAACCCAGAACACCGGCATGACCCAGGGCGAAGACTACGGCAACACCTGGCAGCCGGCCGCCAGCGCCCTCAACCTGCGTGGTCTTGGCCCCAACCACACGCTGGTGCTGATCAATGGCCGGCGGGTCGCCGATTACCCGACGCCGTACGACGGCAAGGTCAACTTCACCAACCTTGCGAACATTCCGTCGGCGATCATCGACCGCATCGAAATCCTCAGCAGCGGCGCCTCGGCGATCTACGGTTCGGATGCGATTGCCGGGGTGGTGAACATCATCCTCAAGGACAAAATGAATGGCGTCGACGTCAACCTCAAGGGCGGCACCAGCGAGCGCGGCGGCGGTGACAACCAACGCTTGCAGATCAGCGGCGGCGGCAGTTGGGGCGACTTCGATGGTTTGTTCGGACTTGAGCTGACCAATCGTGATCCGATCTGGGCTGATGACCGAGGTTTCATGCAGAGCGGGCCGCTGGCAGATGTCGGTTACCGTCGCGACCTGAGCAACAACCGTTATCTGGGACCGGGCTGCGGCGCCTACCAAGGCACGTTCGACAACAAGTTGTTCAACAGCGGCGGGCGCTGCCGCACCGACCAGATGTACAACGATTACTGGACGATCCAGACGCAAAAGGAAAACTACGACGGCTACACCCGCGGCACCTGGCATTTCAGCGACAGCGGTCAGGTGTTCGCCGACCTGATGTATGGCCTCGATCACATCCAGAACAACACCCGTGGCCCGTCCTTCACGTCGCCGGACTTCATCAACCAGAACAGCGGCAATCTGGAACGTTGGTATCGGCGTTTCGGCGAAGAGGAAATCGGCGGGCGCACCAGCAACAACAGCAAGTGGCGCGATACGTCATGGACAGGAACCCTCGGGCTGTCGGACAAGATCGCCGACACTGGCTGGCGGTATGACTTGGCGGCCAATCGCTCGGAATACAAAAGCGTGCGCACCACACGCTATACGCCGCTGTCGTCGATCCAGGACTTTTACCTCGGCCCGCAGCTCGGTACACGCGGCGGCTACCCGGTATTTTCCCCAGACGCCTCGCGTCTCGACCGGCCGTTGACGCCACAGGAATGGGAGCAGTTTCGCGGCAACCTGACGCAGAGCAGCAAGTCGGTGTCTACCAGCTACAACGCCTCGGTCAATGGCGATCTGTTTGACCTGCCGGCCGGCCCGGTTGGATTTGCTGGCGTACTGGAAGCAGGCAAACAGCAATACCGCATCGATCCGGACGACAGCCTCAACGATGGCAGTTTTTATGGCGTGACCCCGGCGCAAAGCTCCGGCGGTTCGCGCAAGCGATACGCGGCGGGTGGCGAGTTCAGCATTCCAGTCACTGACACGGTGCTGGCGACAGCGGCGGGGCGCTGGGACCAATACAAGTTCAGTGGCCGCACCGAGCAGCAGAAAACCTACAACCTTGGCCTGGAATGGCGGCCGATCACCAGCCTGTTGTTGCGCGGCAGCTACGGCACCAGTTTCCGAGCGCCCGACCTGAACTACATCTACCAGTCCGACAGCAACGGCTACTACCCTGCGCAGATTGATTACTACGGTTGCAGCCAGGGCGTGGAAGGCGCCTGTGATCGCGGGCGTGTCGATTACACCCAGAGCGGCACGGCGGATCTGGCATCCGAACGCGGAAAGTCCTGGACCTACGGCTTTGTCTGGTCGCCGTCGCGCAACTTCGACTTCTCCACCGACTTCTGGCGCGTGGAAATCGATGACCTGCTGACCACCGTCGACGAAAACCGCCTGTTGCAGGAAGAGAACGAATGCCGCAACGGCACTCAGGACATCAATTCGGCCAACTGTCAGTCCACTCTGGCACGCGTCGATCGTAATCCCGGCAATGCCGCCATCGATCCCAATCAGTTGCAGCGAGTACGGGTCAATGCGATCAACGCCGCCAGCGAGCGGGTCAGCGGTCTGGACTTCAAGAGCAACATTCGCTGGGGCGCCGGGCAGTACGGTGCGTTCAGTTCGGCGCTGGGCTACACCCTGGTGCTGTCGCATTTCTACAAGGAATCGGACGAAGCTCCGACCCAGGACTTGCGCACTTCGCGCAGCAACTACGACTGGCGCAGCAAGGTCAATGCCAGCCTGACCTGGGATTACCAGAAGGCCACGGCGACCCTGATGGGCATCCGTTATGGCTCCGTCACCAACGGCGCGGGCGACGGGCGTCTGTCACCGTGGACAGTGTTCAATGCCAGTGCGCGCTATCGCTTGAACGACCGGGCGAGTGTCGGACTGACCGTCAACAACCTGCTCAATCAGGTCAAACATGACGACTCGGCCGGCTGGCCGTATTACCCCACCGGCAACTACGACCCGTATGGGCGGCAGTGGTGGCTGGATGTGAGTTATCACTTCGGGGGATGA
- a CDS encoding antitoxin Xre/MbcA/ParS toxin-binding domain-containing protein — MEDVALPSAKVPRLTGLKKVVGKPVELLVHGRNIGDDAMLIVHLTDEGFELNDVVDMLSTSELYQHGDVVKLITGMSVRTVRRLLKEGKPVRLDPQQSVIAYQYALVLELAIRAFGGQSRAEDWMQKPSTYFNGRVPLELTLHPLGFQMVEQYLGQLIYGVYP, encoded by the coding sequence ATGGAGGACGTCGCGTTGCCCAGTGCAAAAGTACCCCGGTTGACGGGCTTGAAGAAGGTTGTGGGCAAGCCTGTCGAATTGCTCGTGCATGGCCGGAACATCGGTGATGACGCCATGCTGATCGTTCACCTCACGGATGAAGGCTTTGAGTTGAACGACGTCGTCGACATGCTTTCAACGTCTGAGCTTTATCAGCACGGTGACGTGGTCAAACTCATCACTGGCATGTCGGTCAGAACGGTACGGCGGCTGCTGAAGGAAGGAAAACCGGTACGGCTTGACCCGCAGCAGAGTGTCATCGCCTACCAATATGCATTGGTGCTGGAGTTGGCCATTCGGGCCTTCGGAGGGCAATCACGGGCGGAGGACTGGATGCAGAAACCCTCTACCTATTTTAACGGTCGCGTGCCGCTGGAATTGACCCTGCATCCATTGGGTTTTCAGATGGTGGAGCAGTATCTGGGGCAACTGATCTATGGGGTTTACCCATGA
- a CDS encoding RES family NAD+ phosphorylase produces the protein MNPLPWDKHWYAWRLDREVYGGTWDSGIGSRLKGGRWNIPGRRVVYASVDPSSAILEVAANRSFDALDREPYVLTCFEVINNAKVKIVQPEEVPNPYWLSPARPSPNQRLFADALLAEHPFVLIPSVATRHSWNLLVSCDLAEGQFRMVSQERFGLDTRLLKEMVLS, from the coding sequence ATGAACCCCTTGCCGTGGGACAAACATTGGTATGCATGGCGGCTTGATCGCGAGGTTTACGGAGGTACGTGGGACAGCGGGATCGGATCGAGGCTGAAAGGCGGTCGATGGAATATACCCGGACGACGCGTCGTCTACGCGTCAGTCGATCCGTCGTCGGCCATTCTGGAGGTGGCAGCCAACCGCAGTTTCGATGCTCTGGACCGTGAGCCTTATGTTTTGACGTGTTTCGAAGTCATCAACAATGCGAAGGTAAAAATCGTGCAGCCTGAAGAGGTGCCGAACCCTTACTGGCTGAGCCCTGCACGGCCGTCACCCAATCAGCGATTGTTTGCCGACGCTTTACTGGCTGAACATCCGTTTGTACTGATTCCCTCGGTGGCAACCCGGCATTCGTGGAACTTGCTGGTGAGCTGCGATCTGGCGGAGGGGCAGTTCAGGATGGTTTCTCAGGAACGATTTGGACTGGATACCCGGTTACTGAAGGAAATGGTTTTGAGCTGA